Proteins co-encoded in one Malus sylvestris chromosome 7, drMalSylv7.2, whole genome shotgun sequence genomic window:
- the LOC126630516 gene encoding very-long-chain enoyl-CoA reductase — translation MKVTVVSRSGREVVKGGLELSDSATVADLQDAIHKRTKKFYPARQRLTLPVQPGSKERPVVLSYKKSLQDYISGNSDNVTVVFKDLGPQVSYRTLFFFEYLGPLILYPIFYYFPVYDFLGFKGDRVIHPVQTYALYYWCFHYFKRIMETFFVHRFSHATSPLSNVFRNCAYYWSFGAFIAYYLNHPLYTPVSDLQMKIGFGIGIICQISNFYCHILLRNLRSPDGNGGYQIPRGFLFNIVTCANYTTEIYQWLGFNIATQTVAGYIFLIVAASIMTNWALAKHRRLKKIFAGKDGRPKYPRRWVILPPFL, via the exons ATGAAGGTGACCGTAGTTTCGCGGAGTGGCCGAGAAGTTGTCAAGGGCGGCCTTGAGCTCAGCGATTCT GCCACAGTAGCTGATCTGCAGGATGCAATCCATAAGCGAA CCAAAAAGTTCTATCCTGCAAGACAGCGGCTTACTCTCCCCGTCCAACCAGGATCAAAAGAGAGGCCGGTTGTCCTTAGCTACAAGAAGAGTCTCCAAGATTACATCAGCGGAAACTCAGACAACGTAACTGTGGTGTTCAAGGACCTAGGTCCACAAGTGTCATACAGAACACTCTTCTTCTTTGAGTATTTGGGCCCTTTGATCCTTTACCCCATCTTTTACTACTTCCCTGTTTACGATTTTTTGGGCTTCAAAGGAGACCGTGTCATCCACCCTGTCCAGACATATGCCCTATACTACTGGTGCTTCCACTACTTCAAACGTATTATGGAAACATTTTTTGTACATCGCTTCAGCCATGCAACCTCACCACTCTCCAATGTATTCCGGAATTGTGCTTACTATTGGAGCTTTGGTGCTTTCATAGCTTACTACCTGAATCACCCGCTTTACACCCCTGTTAGTGACCTCCAAATGAAGATTGGGTTTGGTATTGGGATAATATGTCAAATCTCGAACTTCTATTGCCATATCCTTTTGAGGAACCTGCGAAGCCCTGATGGGAATGGAGGATATCAGATCCCACGTGGTTTTCTGTTCAATATTGTGACATGTGCAAATTACACTACAGAGATCTATCAGTGGTTGGGCTTCAATATAGCAACACAGACAGTTGCTGGCTATATCTTTCTCATAGTTGCTGCTTCTATCATGACCAATTGGGCCCTTGCCAAGCACCGCCGTCTTAAGAAG ATATTTGCCGGGAAAGACGGAAGACCCAAGTATCCACGCCGATGGGTGATCCTACCTCCATTCCTGTAG